In a genomic window of Streptomyces pristinaespiralis:
- a CDS encoding YchJ family protein has translation MARRTKHTRGTTPPTLTAESPCPCGLPAPYGECCGRFHGGERSAPTAELLMRSRYSAFVVHDAAYLLRTWHSSTRPRHLELDPGMQWTSLEIVATTDGSAFHSSGTVTFRARYRHHGNRGELHEHSNFERENGAWVYVDGTFVE, from the coding sequence ATGGCCCGACGAACCAAACACACCAGAGGCACCACGCCTCCCACCCTCACCGCCGAGTCGCCCTGTCCCTGCGGGCTGCCCGCCCCGTACGGCGAGTGCTGCGGCCGGTTCCACGGCGGGGAGCGGTCCGCGCCCACGGCCGAGCTGCTGATGCGCTCGCGCTACAGCGCCTTCGTCGTCCACGACGCGGCGTACCTGCTGCGCACGTGGCACTCGTCGACCAGGCCCCGCCATCTCGAGCTGGACCCGGGAATGCAGTGGACCTCTCTCGAGATCGTCGCCACCACGGACGGCAGCGCCTTCCACTCGAGCGGCACCGTGACCTTCCGCGCCCGCTACCGCCACCACGGCAACCGGGGCGAGCTGCACGAACACAGCAACTTCGAGCGTGAGAACGGCGCTTGGGTGTACGTCGACGGCACCTTCGTCGAGTGA